Proteins from a genomic interval of Vanessa atalanta chromosome 28, ilVanAtal1.2, whole genome shotgun sequence:
- the LOC125074813 gene encoding uncharacterized protein LOC125074813 isoform X1 — translation MLKSFYLVLLMASITKPEPASIFDFSYPNIKDDIYEQPVNLMTSKKNPHTKGDVEKPTTEDPWSPYDFSKFDAYLAGLKDDSESNRVKRRAKRRRGHNRHRNKTRSSTVTPEEHESKNVSSTDVPVARRADLSDTQEGKGKKRKKNKKDRHKKYDSYEPPVKEYESSFVEMPKDLYQAHLRPGVIFRIHMSEAILKMQYRNYGEDKDESVIEADVEYLRLTRKVINDEITKFEDLKWLVGWFSNRSELIQEHMCNTRYYAVGIPPTMFTHSEEYMKRMCLFDNVYIDHIPYVVGEDGSLMAAVAPPVLHCDAATCTSVPFIDSIMFDERLSRTNVRTVTRCQASCRAHCRNDPDCLKRCSDRCLRAD, via the exons TGGCGTCAATAACAAAGCCGGAACCAGCGTCTATTTTTGATTTCAGTTACCCGAAT ATCAAAGATGACATTTACGAGCAACCAGTTAACCTGATGACGTCCAAGAAAAATCCACATACGAAG GGTGACGTTGAAAAACCAACTACTGAGGACCCGTGGTCTCCATACGACTTCTCCAAGTTCGATGCTTATTTGGCTGGTCTCAAAGACGACTCTGAAAGCAATCGTGTCAAGCGAAGAGCTAAG CGTCGTCGAGGACACAACAGACATCGTAACAAGACGCGTTCGTCTACAGTCACACCAGAAGAACACgag TCGAAAAACGTATCAAGCACAGACGTGCCGGTGGCGAGACGCGCGGATCTCTCCGACACGCAAGAGGGCAAAGGAAAGAAAcgcaagaaaaataaaaaggacaGACATAAGAAATACGATTCGTACGAGCCCCCTGTTAAG GAATACGAGTCGTCTTTCGTTGAGATGCCCAAGGACTTGTACCAAGCGCACCTTCGACCGGGAGTCATCTTTCGTATCCACATGTCTGAAGCCATCCTTAAAATGCAATACCggaa TTACGGTGAAGATAAAGACGAGTCAGTAATCGAAGCGGACGTGGAGTACCTCCGGCTGACGCGCAAGGTGATCAACGACGAGATCACCAAGTTCGAGGACCTCAAGTGGCTCGTGGGCTGGTTCAGCAACCGCTCGGAGCTGATCCAGGAACACATGTGCAACACCAGATATTACGCAGTTG GTATTCCTCCCACAATGTTCACGCACTCCGAGGAGTATATGAAGCGGATGTGCTTATTCGACAACGTGTACATCGACCACATCCCATACGTGGTGGGCGAGGACGGCTCCCTGATGGCGGCGGTGGCACCACCCGTGCTCCACTGTGACGCCGCAACGTGTACCTCCGTGCCATTCATTGACAG TATCATGTTCGACGAGCGCCTGTCCCGCACGAACGTGCGCACCGTGACGCGCTGCCAGGCGAGCTGCCGCGCGCACTGCCGCAACGACCCCGACTGCCTCAAGCGCTGCTCCGACCGCTGTTTGCGCGCCGACTGA
- the LOC125074813 gene encoding uncharacterized protein LOC125074813 isoform X2, whose amino-acid sequence MASITKPEPASIFDFSYPNIKDDIYEQPVNLMTSKKNPHTKGDVEKPTTEDPWSPYDFSKFDAYLAGLKDDSESNRVKRRAKRRRGHNRHRNKTRSSTVTPEEHESKNVSSTDVPVARRADLSDTQEGKGKKRKKNKKDRHKKYDSYEPPVKEYESSFVEMPKDLYQAHLRPGVIFRIHMSEAILKMQYRNYGEDKDESVIEADVEYLRLTRKVINDEITKFEDLKWLVGWFSNRSELIQEHMCNTRYYAVGIPPTMFTHSEEYMKRMCLFDNVYIDHIPYVVGEDGSLMAAVAPPVLHCDAATCTSVPFIDSIMFDERLSRTNVRTVTRCQASCRAHCRNDPDCLKRCSDRCLRAD is encoded by the exons TGGCGTCAATAACAAAGCCGGAACCAGCGTCTATTTTTGATTTCAGTTACCCGAAT ATCAAAGATGACATTTACGAGCAACCAGTTAACCTGATGACGTCCAAGAAAAATCCACATACGAAG GGTGACGTTGAAAAACCAACTACTGAGGACCCGTGGTCTCCATACGACTTCTCCAAGTTCGATGCTTATTTGGCTGGTCTCAAAGACGACTCTGAAAGCAATCGTGTCAAGCGAAGAGCTAAG CGTCGTCGAGGACACAACAGACATCGTAACAAGACGCGTTCGTCTACAGTCACACCAGAAGAACACgag TCGAAAAACGTATCAAGCACAGACGTGCCGGTGGCGAGACGCGCGGATCTCTCCGACACGCAAGAGGGCAAAGGAAAGAAAcgcaagaaaaataaaaaggacaGACATAAGAAATACGATTCGTACGAGCCCCCTGTTAAG GAATACGAGTCGTCTTTCGTTGAGATGCCCAAGGACTTGTACCAAGCGCACCTTCGACCGGGAGTCATCTTTCGTATCCACATGTCTGAAGCCATCCTTAAAATGCAATACCggaa TTACGGTGAAGATAAAGACGAGTCAGTAATCGAAGCGGACGTGGAGTACCTCCGGCTGACGCGCAAGGTGATCAACGACGAGATCACCAAGTTCGAGGACCTCAAGTGGCTCGTGGGCTGGTTCAGCAACCGCTCGGAGCTGATCCAGGAACACATGTGCAACACCAGATATTACGCAGTTG GTATTCCTCCCACAATGTTCACGCACTCCGAGGAGTATATGAAGCGGATGTGCTTATTCGACAACGTGTACATCGACCACATCCCATACGTGGTGGGCGAGGACGGCTCCCTGATGGCGGCGGTGGCACCACCCGTGCTCCACTGTGACGCCGCAACGTGTACCTCCGTGCCATTCATTGACAG TATCATGTTCGACGAGCGCCTGTCCCGCACGAACGTGCGCACCGTGACGCGCTGCCAGGCGAGCTGCCGCGCGCACTGCCGCAACGACCCCGACTGCCTCAAGCGCTGCTCCGACCGCTGTTTGCGCGCCGACTGA